caacttttgccacaaaaccttcaaattttgccccaaaatctccaacttttgccctaaaatcttcaaattttgtccaaaaaaattgccacggtttaaaattttttatacccccggtgaaaaaaatcctagtttcgaCACTGGTGGTGTTTATGTGAGAGTAAATTCTAGAAGAAATCTTAGCAATGGATATATGTCATATATGTGGTTCAAAAACAAAAAGGTAACAGGAACTAAAACCATTAACAATTTTATACACTACATAAAAACTAAAACTGAATAAGTATCATTAATAATTAAAGATGAATTACAGTACTTTGTAGTTTCATAACTTAAGAAAAATACCTTAAATATAATCTATAGAGTATATATCATTGTATATGTATTGAATTTAAATGGATAAACTTTTAAGATAAATCATCGTTGAATATTGTGTAGTATTATTGGTGTTCAAGGATTTTTAATGGGTTATCCAACATTTAGCTCAATATTGGAGAGGagctataaaataaatataaggaCTCTATAAGCTCAACTGATATAAATTGATAACTAGAAGTGAAATCTAAGATGGGGCAACCACCCCTCCCAAAGTATGCTATCTTTCGCACCTGCTAAACTCGGACCTCGAGTCCTGCATTATTTCACTTTCAAGAGGTGGGGTATGAATATTGACTATGTTTCGGTCTGACGagggtgtcagaaaaatttaagtGGCGGAGTTTGTAATAGCCTATCGTGAAAGAAAATTGGAGTCTTTAATAAGCTTGAAATAACTGCTAACATTTATCACCGTGTTGAAACCTAAGTACCCGATTAGTCTACGTGATGATATCTTTCAACATTTTTTCTTGTCATAACTAAGAAAATTTTACTCAGTTGATctaatataacaattacatataACATAATCAACCATCTTTACAAAACAGCCTTTAAATTACCTGCAAGCTTTTACAATACCTAATCCTCAGAGCATGATAACAAAGAAGATATTGTTAATAAAAACACACAAATTAAAGAAACCGTAGACATCTAATAACACAACCAAACACACGCATAAAACTTTCTAATCCTCAGAGCACGATAATCGCGAACTGATActatgtttcttcttcttcttactTGGTTTTGTCACCATAAACGAAATCCGACCAAATCCAAATTTCTTTCGTTTCCCCGAACGCCGCTTTGCACTACCACCATCATCACCGCCACCACCGCCATTGTTACCGCCATCAGAAGCTTTACTCAGCATTTGGGCCAACGAGATTTTCTTTCTCGACTCATTTTTCTCACAATACTCTTCTGTCAATAACAACTTCCTGCTCAAAATCTGCCCAATTGACATCGTGGGCCTCAAAACAGGACCCGACCCACTACATCCCAGATGGGCCCCGTTTACGTCCAACAAACGAGTATTACTCTTGCTTGAAGAAGTCTTGAATTTCGTTGAGTTTTGAACCGTTGACTTTCTTCTTTGACCATGATCGGATCGCCATTTTCGAAGAGATTCTTCTGCTTTTAACTTGTCTTTATTAGCAGCCTCTGCTTTACTCAAAGCTTCTTCAAGAACCCTTTTACTCTTTTTCACTTCATCTTTTGCTTCCTCTATCTTATTTAAGATCTCTGATTTAGATACCTCTGACTCGTTGACTTTGACCATTGACTCGTTGACTTTTCTAAGTAAAGATTCATCAGCTTCTCGAGCCTTCAATTTTAGATACGAGTATTCCTCAAATGAAAGAGTTACACCTTCGTTCTCggtcaaagtttgactttttgatattGACTTTAGCTCTGAACGTGCAAGGGCTTCACTTGCTCTCGCTGCTTCTTTCAACTTTCGAGCAGCAACTAAACGAATGTTCGCCGTTTTAATCTTTCGTTTCGTTTGTTTAATTTCATTCATTGATCTTAAAACTTCAGATTTTGCAACTTCTGTTACTTTCTTGAATTGCTCTGTTTCACAAGTCAACCTATGAAGCTCCTTTGGAAAGTCAACCGTTTCATCAAAAAATGAAATTTTGGTCAAAGGTGAAGAATTTGAAGATAATCTTTGACGGGTTTTctcaagttcgaatctttctttctCGATCTTTTTATTGTATGTTTCCACAGTTAATCTGATGTCAGCAAGATCATTTGTTGTTCTTGTTAAATTCATTTTAGCTTGCTTTAATTCCATCAAGATTAAACCCGGAGCCGAAGAAGGACACATCAAGCTATCACAATTGTTGACCGATACGTTGACTTTTGATGATTCTTTCTGTAGTTTGACTTTTAGCTCTTCAACAATAGTTTTTGTTACATCGAGTTCTTTCAAAACTTCGAGTGTTTCCCGTTCTTTAATCATGAGATCATTCGCTAACTCGGTAGCCTGCTTTTCGGCTTTTGAGGCATCAAATTCTTCTTCACAACCGTTCTACCATCAAATTAAGAAAAATACAAACTGGTCAACTAGTTTGACTTAGTCAACGCTGTTAAGTTTCGAATTTAAAGTAAATTTTCAGGCATGatctaaaacccatggaaatttgatgttaccattttcatggcgtctcttttctattttatttttattttattttattctatttttgttaattattattattattagtattttttttttttttaattttactttttggccggaggtccactcggaagcaatctctctttccgtcgaatagagagagagagacGACTTTCTCTACTGTTGAGAGTTTTACtctgggtagagaaatgacttatctatattctcggataggggaaagattgtctacatctcacctccccatacaccacccatgtggtattgggtttgttgttgttgttgttgttgatagacATGGACAATGTCTAAAATACATAAAGAATTCATTCTATAAGCACCATCTATTATTAAACACTACACAAATATCATGATTTTCTTATTAAGCAAGACAAATGGATGCAATTTGAAGGCTATATGGAGTGTGCGGCAGACCAAATAATCGAAATGTTGACCGATTAATCAGATGTTGACCAATTTATACCGATTAATTCCTCTTAGGTTGGCAGATTTTTGACCTATTTTTATTAATTTCCAAAATCCGAGTAATTCTCAGTTTCGCAATAATAACAAGAATTAGATGTTCAATTGTTCTTATTTAACTCTCATTTCATGTGATACACATATGTTTATACACATGTTTAAATGTAAAGATTATATACATATAGAAGGGGATACTATATTAAACTAAATAACAAATTAACAAGTCAAGCTTATTTCTGGATTAGCCTAATATATTGGTATCAAAAGGTAACACTTTTGACCTAATGCAAAAGTCAAACACATGAATAAATAAGAATAGTCCTAACTCCTAACTTAAGGAGTACTTAACATTCCATATCTACAATTTacaataataaacaaaataaaaaaaataaaaaaaatggaaccTCATGAAGCTTAAGATGGGGTTTCCAGAACCCAACTCCACCAAATCGGGTCACAGCTTCCTTCACGGACTCAAAGGGTGCTGACGTGTCAACTTCTCcccttacaccaccaccaccaccgctaTTGCTTTGTTTCTGCTCCATACCTGTTTCACCATATCCAGACCCGACATTGTGACCCGAATCAATTGCTTCTGTGACTTGTTCCATGAGACAAATTTGGATATTCAAATGAAATAAAAACAAAACCC
This genomic stretch from Rutidosis leptorrhynchoides isolate AG116_Rl617_1_P2 chromosome 11, CSIRO_AGI_Rlap_v1, whole genome shotgun sequence harbors:
- the LOC139877423 gene encoding WEB family protein At2g38370 codes for the protein MEQVTEAIDSGHNVGSGYGETGMEQKQSNSGGGGGVRGEVDTSAPFESVKEAVTRFGGVGFWKPHLKLHENGCEEEFDASKAEKQATELANDLMIKERETLEVLKELDVTKTIVEELKVKLQKESSKVNVSVNNCDSLMCPSSAPGLILMELKQAKMNLTRTTNDLADIRLTVETYNKKIEKERFELEKTRQRLSSNSSPLTKISFFDETVDFPKELHRLTCETEQFKKVTEVAKSEVLRSMNEIKQTKRKIKTANIRLVAARKLKEAARASEALARSELKSISKSQTLTENEGVTLSFEEYSYLKLKAREADESLLRKVNESMVKVNESEVSKSEILNKIEEAKDEVKKSKRVLEEALSKAEAANKDKLKAEESLRKWRSDHGQRRKSTVQNSTKFKTSSSKSNTRLLDVNGAHLGCSGSGPVLRPTMSIGQILSRKLLLTEEYCEKNESRKKISLAQMLSKASDGGNNGGGGGDDGGSAKRRSGKRKKFGFGRISFMVTKPSKKKKKHSISSRLSCSED